In Aequorivita sp. H23M31, a single window of DNA contains:
- a CDS encoding OsmC family protein — MSTSKVTYLGNLRTENEHLKSGNKFITDAPTDNQGKGEAFSPTDTVATGLANCMITVMGIKARDMDVNMDGTTAMVTKTMAADPRRISKIEVILDFPAGIDERSRKILENTGRTCPVLQSLHPDIEKDITFNWG, encoded by the coding sequence ATGAGCACTTCTAAAGTAACATACCTGGGAAATCTTCGAACCGAAAATGAGCATCTTAAATCTGGAAACAAATTCATTACGGATGCGCCTACGGATAATCAAGGTAAAGGTGAGGCATTTTCTCCTACCGACACTGTAGCAACAGGTTTGGCCAATTGTATGATTACCGTTATGGGCATTAAGGCCCGTGATATGGATGTGAATATGGATGGAACCACTGCAATGGTTACAAAAACCATGGCCGCCGACCCAAGAAGAATATCCAAAATAGAAGTGATCCTAGATTTCCCCGCTGGAATCGATGAGCGATCTAGAAAAATTCTTGAAAATACGGGCAGAACTTGTCCAGTATTGCAAAGTCTTCATCCTGATATTGAGAAAGATATCACCTTTAATTGGGGATAA